One part of the Parambassis ranga chromosome 8, fParRan2.1, whole genome shotgun sequence genome encodes these proteins:
- the ifi35 gene encoding interferon-induced 35 kDa protein isoform X2 yields MEPLQAGDPLDEIKKLIDNYKKKHEQLLEEQKELVACRDMQQGLAAQFKDRAVKLAQKLKEEERSYIERLTDSETQLNQLRQEESDLKEKIQMIKAVLQEEEAQKKLLKEQTEVFTAVPEKKVVFLGSTGSADTAQAFEMEANIIYPMEGGTALITFEEEVVATQILAKKLHQVKLGGECSITVEARPVHLMLPKAVEINTDVCPHRILISNLPNMDIHTMLYELEIHFSKSRNGGGEVDTCDLLPDSGNVVLKFVEDSYAKGLAEKELHEVKLQGAKHTVRVTPFLNGKISHFKAESMPCPQTVLLTGIPNVMEPETLQDELEIHFQKFGNGGGEIEAILYNPVGQDMSAVFKDISSKPEEVEEQM; encoded by the exons ATGGAGCCATTGCAGGCTGGAGACCCTCTGGACGAAATCAAAAAGTTAATCGACAACTATAAG aaaaagcatgagcagctgctggaggagcagaaggagctGGTGGCCTGCAGAGACATGCAGCAGGGTCTGGCTGCACAGTTTAAGGACCGGGCTGTCAAACTAGCCCAGAAACTGAAGGAGGAAGAGCGCTCCTACATAGAGCGGCTGACGGACAGCGAG ACGCAGCTGAATCAGCTAAGGCAGGAGGAGAGCGACCTGAAGGAGAAGATTCAGATGATCAAGGCAGTTCTTCAGGAGGAAGAAGCTCAAAAGAAGCTCCTGAAAGAGCAGACAGAA GTGTTCACCGCCGTGCCCGAGAAGAAAGTTGTCTTCTTGGGGTCGACGGGAAGTGCAGATACTGCGCAGGCATTTGAAATGGAAGCAAATATAATCTACCCGATGGAGGGTGGAACGGCACTGATTACCTTTGAGGAGGAAGTCG TGGCAACTCAGATTCTGGCTAAGAAACTGCACCAGGTCAAACTGGGAGGAGAGTGTAGCATCACTGTGGAGGCCAGGCCTGTTCATCTCATGCTGCCCAAGGCGgtggag ATCAACACTGATGTTTGTCCTCATCGCATTTTAATCTCCAACCTGCCTAACATGGACATCCATACCATGCTGTACGAACTGGAGATCCACTTCTCCAAGTCCAGGAATGGAGGCGGGGAGGTGGACACCTGTGACCTGCTGCCTGACTCTGGGAACGTGGTCCTCAAGTTTGTAGAGGACAGTT ACGCCAAAGGTTTGGCAGAAAAAGAACTCCATGAAGTGAAGCTACAGGGAGCAAAACATACAGTGAGAGTGACTCCTTTCCTGAATGGAAAAATTAGCCATTTTAAG GCCGAGTCGATGCCATGTCCTCAGACGGTGCTGCTGACAGGAATACCCAACGTCATGGAGCCAGAAACTTTGCAGGATGAGCTGGAGATCCACTTCCAGAAGTTTGGCAACGGCGGCGGAGAGATCGAAGCCATCCTGTACAACCCTGTGGGTCAGGACATGTCGGCCGTGTTCAAAGACATATCCTCAAAAccagaagaggtggaggagcagatgTAG
- the ifi35 gene encoding interferon-induced 35 kDa protein isoform X1 — protein sequence MSSDEDFSLMEPLQAGDPLDEIKKLIDNYKKKHEQLLEEQKELVACRDMQQGLAAQFKDRAVKLAQKLKEEERSYIERLTDSETQLNQLRQEESDLKEKIQMIKAVLQEEEAQKKLLKEQTEVFTAVPEKKVVFLGSTGSADTAQAFEMEANIIYPMEGGTALITFEEEVVATQILAKKLHQVKLGGECSITVEARPVHLMLPKAVEINTDVCPHRILISNLPNMDIHTMLYELEIHFSKSRNGGGEVDTCDLLPDSGNVVLKFVEDSYAKGLAEKELHEVKLQGAKHTVRVTPFLNGKISHFKAESMPCPQTVLLTGIPNVMEPETLQDELEIHFQKFGNGGGEIEAILYNPVGQDMSAVFKDISSKPEEVEEQM from the exons ATGTCGTCGGATGAG gaTTTTTCTTTGATGGAGCCATTGCAGGCTGGAGACCCTCTGGACGAAATCAAAAAGTTAATCGACAACTATAAG aaaaagcatgagcagctgctggaggagcagaaggagctGGTGGCCTGCAGAGACATGCAGCAGGGTCTGGCTGCACAGTTTAAGGACCGGGCTGTCAAACTAGCCCAGAAACTGAAGGAGGAAGAGCGCTCCTACATAGAGCGGCTGACGGACAGCGAG ACGCAGCTGAATCAGCTAAGGCAGGAGGAGAGCGACCTGAAGGAGAAGATTCAGATGATCAAGGCAGTTCTTCAGGAGGAAGAAGCTCAAAAGAAGCTCCTGAAAGAGCAGACAGAA GTGTTCACCGCCGTGCCCGAGAAGAAAGTTGTCTTCTTGGGGTCGACGGGAAGTGCAGATACTGCGCAGGCATTTGAAATGGAAGCAAATATAATCTACCCGATGGAGGGTGGAACGGCACTGATTACCTTTGAGGAGGAAGTCG TGGCAACTCAGATTCTGGCTAAGAAACTGCACCAGGTCAAACTGGGAGGAGAGTGTAGCATCACTGTGGAGGCCAGGCCTGTTCATCTCATGCTGCCCAAGGCGgtggag ATCAACACTGATGTTTGTCCTCATCGCATTTTAATCTCCAACCTGCCTAACATGGACATCCATACCATGCTGTACGAACTGGAGATCCACTTCTCCAAGTCCAGGAATGGAGGCGGGGAGGTGGACACCTGTGACCTGCTGCCTGACTCTGGGAACGTGGTCCTCAAGTTTGTAGAGGACAGTT ACGCCAAAGGTTTGGCAGAAAAAGAACTCCATGAAGTGAAGCTACAGGGAGCAAAACATACAGTGAGAGTGACTCCTTTCCTGAATGGAAAAATTAGCCATTTTAAG GCCGAGTCGATGCCATGTCCTCAGACGGTGCTGCTGACAGGAATACCCAACGTCATGGAGCCAGAAACTTTGCAGGATGAGCTGGAGATCCACTTCCAGAAGTTTGGCAACGGCGGCGGAGAGATCGAAGCCATCCTGTACAACCCTGTGGGTCAGGACATGTCGGCCGTGTTCAAAGACATATCCTCAAAAccagaagaggtggaggagcagatgTAG
- the rpl27 gene encoding large ribosomal subunit protein eL27, whose product MGKFMKPGKVVMVLAGRYAGRKAVIVKNIDDGTTDRPYSHALVAGIDRYPRKVTTTMGKKKIAKRSKIKAFVKVFNYNHLMPTRYSVDIPLDKTVVNKDVFRDPALKRKARREAKVKFEERYKTGKNKWFFQKLRF is encoded by the exons ATGGGCAAGTTTATGAAGCCTGGGAAGGTTGTGATGGTGCTAGCTGGACGCTACGCCGGGCGCAAAGCTGTTATCGTAAAG AACATCGATGATGGCACCACTGACCGTCCTTACAGCCATGCTCTGGTCGCAGGCATCGACCGCTATCCCCGTAAGGTGACCACAACCATGGGCAAGAAGAAGATCGCCAAGAGGTCCAAGATCAAGGCCTTTGTCAAGGTGTTCAACTACAACCACCTTATGCCCACCAG ATACTCTGTGGATATTCCTCTGGACAAAACTGTTGTCAACAAGGACGTCTTCAGGGATCCTGCTCTCAAACGCAAAGCCAGACGGGAGGCCAAAGTCAAGTTTGAGGAGAG GTACAAGACGGGCAAGAACAAGTGGTTCTTCCAGAAGCTCAGATTCTAA